aaatttcaaatagttcACTTTTAGCCTGCATACTTCagctcacaaaaaaaaagtatatccaaaacaaaaataataatgatattaattttgaaaaaatattatcgaaTATTGACGAGCTATAAGCTCTGAAATGTTTGCTGAATGCGCATCATGCGGAtcgaatttaatataaaagttgCCAAGGGAAAGTATATCTTTGCACTGGCGAGCACATCAGGAACCTACAGccaaagttattttagtttgcataaaatatttataatgcgATTACAAAGTAAAGTTGCATAAAATTATCCCGTCATTATAGTTTAAACATCTCTCTTCTTATATTTCCGAAGTAAAGTTTACTTCGGAAGTTGTCGCAATGTATTTCCCACTATTTTTCCACCGTCCGTCAAACAAATCAGACATACATGGAAGTGCACAGCCGCGTAAGTGCCTTCGATTTATCGTAAGTTCGATGTCAGAatgacaaaacaaataaagttATTGTTGTTAATAATTGTAGGACCAACGGGACCTGGATAAGGGCGCAAGAGTGTTCACTTGGGCGCGATTAATGTCCAAGTGTATCGGGGTGTGGCCTTTAGAACCAAATTATCATCTCTTTaacatatgttttttttattttacttatattatGATTACCGAgtacattaatttatattactgCCTTccgaatttcaaaaaagtccTCGGCAATCTTGTTGAGAATTTAGCATTCACGCATATGTATGTACGGACACTGATGTTGAGGgttcatattaataaattacgttACATAATTTCTGAATCATTGAAAGACTATCATGCCAGTGCGTATCAAAATTCCGAAGAAGTTAATGAGTTTTTGATTTACGTAAGAAAAggtaaatttttcgttaaagCCGCTGGTATTTTCGTCATATCAACAGCAACTTCTTGGTACATTCGTCCGATAACATCTCCTTCCCTTCGTAAGTAAATTGTggaaataacttttgaaattacCGCCGTAAGCTACTGAATTTTTCATTACATAAAACTTCTAGCTAACAATGAAACAGCTgtgttcacatatattttaccatataaatttcatattttctataaaataagtAACTATCGTACTTACGTACTGACGTATCTTTCACATGCTCCCTTCGCTATTATCAGTGGAGTAGGTGCGGTAACGTCGGCTTGGATATTAATTATGCTCTCGTTTCATGTCACCGGTAGGCTCGCGATTTTAGCGAAGAGAATTAATTCATTGAAAGATAAAAATGGCGGATACAGAAATCACCTTGacgaaattattttcgaaCACAGTAGACTTTTGGagtaagaatttatttattgtaatttcgtttttttttttttttccattaagtTTGTTGTCAATTTCAGAATGGGGGAAGGGATAAAAAGTTCTTATGCTATAGCACTGTTGATATATTTTGTCAATGGTACGatattattatgtattatCGGATATCAAATACTTGTGGTAAGTATTTATGTTTTCTTCAAAGtactcgatttttttaatgtttgattattaatatcagACAATTACTTTGGGAGTGAAGCATAATTTGATGccgtattttgtatttatactGACGGTTTATCTTGTCATTAGTATTTTCTGTATTCTCAGTGAAAATCTTCTCGCGCAGGTAAAATTAAGATTtctaattcataaattatttatataataagaGAATGGGGCAAAATGACCACACTGAGCAGAATTACtcgatggaaaaaaaaatttttgaactcaaaatttaaaattgtctgaAATTTCCGGGTGATTTTGCCTCaactttattgaaattttgttagATAAACACTTTGTTGGTTTAGAGTAATAAAGTTAGCGAAGCATTTTGGAGCTGCGAGTGGTACAAAATGCCGCAGGATTGTGTTAAAGACATAACATTTTGCATACTACGATCGCAAAAGACACTTGGGTTGACGGCAGGAGCTTTCTTAACATTTAGCAACAGTACATTGACGGATGTGAGataaatttagttattttttttcaagaattatATACTTGGACAGACTAAATTGTAAactcaatgaaaaatttgtttctttttcGTTGTAGGTAACGAAAACAGCCATGGGGTATTTGTCAATACTAAGGAATTTTCTGATTGTGGAATAATTTCGTCaaacagaaaaaacaaaattacgaaagacaaacaaaaaaatttgtaaaaattaatacgtatagtataatttaataaaaacatatcATTGATGTActtaagaatttaatttaagtcatTGGTTAGATGAAGAGGTAATTGCgaggaaaaaaaactttaattcattaattgaaCAATGTCCTTAAGtagaaaaaattccaaaaagatcggggaaaatttttttttgatgaacGTCCGATATGAAGATAAATGAGGATGAGGCAGTTCATGatttcctatgaagagtggcccgtaactttgctcctatTGGAAaaaacccatcacaatataaacgttttttgttcattatagtgtcctctagtaggaaacacccaaaaaagtcctaagataaatttattttttgagttcagatccatatgagggtgggtggacatgggtggagatgaatatatgattcttTATGAAGATCGGCCTGTAACTttccttctgttgggaataactcatcacaatataaacgtttttcgttcattatgatgtcctctagtagaagaaaccaaaaaaaggcctacgaaaaattttattttcgagttTAGACCCGTTTGACAATAAGTGAACATGGGGGAagatgattctctatgaagagtggcccctaactttgctcctgttggaaataacccatcacaatataaacgttttttgtttattatgatgtcctttagtaggaaagaccaaaaaaagtcataagataaatttatttttcgaataatcgACGTTGTGCAGATACGGGCAGTTGACACTGTCTATGTCTTTTTATGAAAAGTGGccctaactttgctcctgttggaaataacccatcacaatataaatgttttttgttcagtaCAATATCCGTA
This window of the Microplitis mediator isolate UGA2020A chromosome 8, iyMicMedi2.1, whole genome shotgun sequence genome carries:
- the LOC130673624 gene encoding odorant receptor 13a-like translates to MEVHSRDQRDLDKGARVFTWARLMSKCIGVWPLEPNYHLFNICFFYFTYIMITEYINLYYCLPNFKKVLGNLVENLAFTHMYVRTLMLRVHINKLRYIISESLKDYHASAYQNSEEVNEFLIYVRKGKFFVKAAGIFVISTATSWYIRPITSPSLPNNETAVFTYILPYKFHIFYKISNYRTYVLTYLSHAPFAIISGVGAVTSAWILIMLSFHVTGRLAILAKRINSLKDKNGGYRNHLDEIIFEHSRLLEMGEGIKSSYAIALLIYFVNGTILLCIIGYQILVTITLGVKHNLMPYFVFILTVYLVISIFCILSENLLAQSNKVSEAFWSCEWYKMPQDCVKDITFCILRSQKTLGLTAGAFLTFSNSTLTDVTKTAMGYLSILRNFLIVE